Proteins from a single region of Streptomyces vinaceus:
- a CDS encoding GNAT family N-acetyltransferase, translating into MSAVTGPEGPHVLDNPAWAALRGAHAAFAEHPGGGGPGAPRAARYHPDVSPWAALADPADPRSWEDLRALVGEGGTAPLAGVLNPPEGWETVGAVPGVQLVDTAVRAEAAPEAVGLGPADVPEILALIALTKPGPFLPRTVELGTYLGIRDRGRLVAMAGERLRPPGWTEISAVCTHPEHRGQGLATRLVRAVAAGIRERGETPFLHTAASNTAAIRLYESIGFTLRRRPSFMAVRAPGGRGGPGNTTAKFS; encoded by the coding sequence GTGAGCGCCGTGACCGGCCCCGAAGGCCCGCACGTCCTGGACAACCCCGCCTGGGCGGCGCTGCGGGGCGCGCACGCCGCCTTCGCCGAGCACCCCGGCGGGGGCGGGCCCGGCGCCCCGCGCGCCGCCCGCTACCACCCGGACGTCTCGCCCTGGGCCGCCCTCGCGGACCCGGCCGACCCCCGCTCCTGGGAAGACCTGCGGGCGCTGGTCGGCGAGGGCGGGACGGCGCCGCTGGCCGGAGTGCTGAACCCGCCCGAGGGGTGGGAGACGGTCGGCGCCGTTCCCGGGGTCCAACTCGTCGACACCGCCGTGCGCGCCGAGGCCGCGCCGGAGGCGGTCGGACTGGGCCCGGCGGACGTTCCGGAGATCCTCGCCCTGATCGCGCTGACGAAGCCCGGGCCGTTCCTGCCCCGCACCGTCGAGCTGGGCACGTACCTGGGCATCCGCGACCGCGGCCGGCTGGTGGCGATGGCGGGAGAGCGGCTGCGGCCGCCCGGGTGGACCGAGATCAGCGCGGTCTGCACCCATCCCGAGCACCGGGGGCAGGGCCTGGCGACGCGGCTGGTCCGCGCCGTGGCGGCGGGCATCCGGGAGCGGGGCGAGACCCCCTTCCTGCACACGGCCGCGAGCAACACCGCTGCGATCCGGCTCTACGAGTCGATCGGCTTCACCCTGCGCAGGCGGCCCTCGTTCATGGCCGTACGGGCACCGGGCGGGCGGGGCGGACCGGGCAACACGACCGCCAAATTCTCTTAA
- a CDS encoding LLM class flavin-dependent oxidoreductase yields the protein MKFLAITLITDGADPVTGAAPPVRERFREVVASALRAEELGFDGFGVGERHERPFLSSSPPVVLGHIAALTRRIRLFTAVTTLSLLDPVRAYEDYATLDHLCDGRLELMIGKGNGTAQRELFHVTPEDQWERNSESYELFRRIWREDKVSAEPRFRPALAGAEVLPRPYQRTLRVWHGSATSRESVDLAARYGDPLFSANVTHPIGPYAELVRHYRERWEHYGHDPARAVVGAGTAGYHAARTSQQAVAAYRPAFARYLAAHRAQGVEPVFATLEDFVERSSALIGSPQQVIEKVHRYHAQFGHTVLHLQAEAGGLPEAEHQASLELFQSEIAPVLRREIPDPSFPEL from the coding sequence GTGAAGTTCCTCGCCATCACCCTGATCACCGACGGCGCGGACCCGGTGACGGGCGCCGCACCCCCCGTCCGGGAGCGGTTCCGGGAGGTCGTCGCGAGCGCGCTGCGCGCGGAGGAGCTCGGTTTCGACGGGTTCGGCGTGGGCGAGCGCCACGAGCGGCCGTTCCTGTCGTCCTCGCCGCCCGTGGTGCTCGGCCACATCGCGGCGCTGACCCGGCGGATCCGCCTGTTCACCGCCGTCACCACCCTGAGCCTGCTGGACCCGGTGCGGGCGTACGAGGACTACGCGACCCTGGACCACCTCTGCGACGGCCGCCTGGAACTCATGATCGGCAAGGGGAACGGTACGGCGCAGCGCGAGCTGTTCCACGTGACCCCCGAAGACCAGTGGGAGCGCAACTCCGAGAGCTACGAGCTGTTCCGGCGGATCTGGCGCGAGGACAAGGTCAGCGCAGAGCCGCGCTTCCGCCCCGCCCTGGCCGGCGCCGAGGTGCTGCCGCGGCCGTACCAGCGCACCCTGCGCGTGTGGCACGGCAGCGCGACGAGCCGGGAATCGGTGGACCTGGCGGCGCGCTACGGGGATCCGCTGTTCTCGGCGAACGTCACCCATCCCATCGGCCCGTACGCGGAGCTGGTCCGCCACTACCGGGAGCGCTGGGAGCACTACGGGCACGATCCGGCCCGTGCCGTCGTCGGCGCGGGCACGGCCGGCTACCACGCGGCGCGCACCTCGCAGCAGGCCGTGGCCGCGTACCGGCCGGCCTTCGCCCGGTACCTGGCGGCGCACCGCGCGCAGGGCGTGGAGCCGGTCTTCGCCACCCTGGAGGACTTCGTCGAGCGCAGCTCGGCGCTGATCGGCAGTCCCCAGCAGGTGATCGAGAAGGTGCACCGCTACCACGCGCAGTTCGGCCACACCGTCTTGCACCTCCAGGCCGAGGCGGGTGGGCTGCCCGAGGCGGAGCACCAGGCCTCGCTCGAACTCTTCCAGTCGGAGATCGCCCCGGTGCTGCGCCGGGAGATACCCGACCCGTCCTTCCCCGAACTGTAA
- a CDS encoding LLM class flavin-dependent oxidoreductase yields MSPIPLGVLDLVPVSSGSTAAEALAHSIDLARRTEEFGYARYWFAEHHLNPGVAGTSPAVVLALTASATSTIRIGSGAVQLGHRTALSTVEEFGLIDALHPGRLDLGLGRSAGPPQRRRPAEDESGGEGAAPSEPVVPATPVVDGRTPNGLRIPDRFSFAHLLGHPRVALQQKLLNLPGAQPQDYSEQVDDVLALLRGEYRTAEGVEAHAVPGEGADLQVWILGSSGGVSAETAGRNGLRFAANYHVSPATVLEAAEGYRAAFKPSAELDRPYLTVSADVVVAEDDATARELATGYAPWVRSIRTAEGAIPYPTPAEARDLPWSREDGKLVADRVDTQFVGSPRTVADHLERLRDATGADELLITTITHGHADRVHSYRLLAEEWQRRG; encoded by the coding sequence ATGTCCCCCATCCCCCTCGGGGTCCTCGACCTCGTGCCGGTCTCGTCCGGCTCGACCGCGGCCGAGGCCCTCGCCCACAGCATCGACCTGGCGCGCCGTACCGAGGAGTTCGGCTACGCGCGCTACTGGTTCGCCGAACACCACCTCAATCCGGGCGTCGCCGGAACCTCCCCGGCGGTGGTCCTGGCCCTGACCGCCTCCGCCACCAGCACCATCCGGATCGGCTCGGGCGCCGTCCAGCTCGGGCACCGCACGGCGCTGTCCACGGTGGAGGAGTTCGGCCTCATCGACGCGCTGCACCCCGGCCGACTGGACCTGGGGCTGGGCCGCTCGGCGGGGCCGCCGCAGCGCCGCCGCCCGGCGGAGGACGAGAGCGGGGGCGAGGGCGCGGCGCCGTCCGAGCCGGTCGTCCCGGCCACCCCGGTCGTCGACGGCCGCACCCCGAACGGGCTGCGCATCCCGGACCGGTTCTCCTTCGCCCACCTGCTGGGCCATCCCCGGGTGGCGCTCCAGCAGAAGCTGCTCAACCTGCCCGGCGCGCAGCCGCAGGACTACTCCGAGCAGGTGGACGACGTCCTCGCGCTGCTGCGCGGGGAGTACCGCACGGCGGAGGGCGTGGAGGCGCACGCCGTTCCCGGCGAGGGAGCCGACCTACAGGTGTGGATCCTGGGCAGCAGCGGTGGGGTGAGCGCGGAGACGGCGGGCCGCAACGGGCTGCGCTTCGCGGCGAACTACCACGTCAGCCCGGCCACCGTACTGGAGGCCGCCGAGGGGTACCGGGCCGCCTTCAAGCCCTCCGCCGAGCTGGACCGGCCGTACCTGACGGTCTCCGCCGACGTGGTGGTCGCGGAGGACGACGCGACGGCCCGCGAGCTGGCGACCGGGTACGCGCCCTGGGTGCGCAGCATCCGTACGGCCGAGGGCGCGATCCCGTACCCCACGCCGGCCGAGGCGCGGGACCTGCCCTGGTCGCGGGAGGACGGGAAGCTGGTCGCCGACCGGGTGGACACGCAGTTCGTGGGCTCGCCCCGCACCGTCGCCGACCACCTGGAACGGCTGCGGGACGCGACGGGCGCCGACGAGCTGCTGATCACGACGATCACCCACGGGCACGCGGACCGGGTGCACTCCTACCGCCTGCTGGCGGAGGAATGGCAGCGGCGCGGCTGA
- a CDS encoding NtaA/DmoA family FMN-dependent monooxygenase (This protein belongs to a clade of FMN-dependent monooxygenases, within a broader family of flavin-dependent oxidoreductases, the luciferase-like monooxygenase (LMM) family, some of whose members use coenzyme F420 rather than FMN.), which produces MTTKPLKQVHLAAHFPGVNNTTVWSDPAAGSHIDFDSFVHFARTAERAKFDFLFLAEGLRLREQGGEIYDLDVVGRPDTFTVLAALAAVTDRLGLTGTINSTFNEPYEVARQFASLDHLSDGRAAWNVVTSWDAFTGENFRRGGFLPREERYGRAKEFLATAHELFDSWDGGEIVADAGSGTFLRDARAGAFAHKGPQFDIEGRFNVPRSPQGRPVIFQAGDSDEGREFAASDADAIFGRYGTLDEGRAFYADVKRRLAKYGRTQDELKILPAATFILGDTDAEAHEAAHEVRRLQVSGQTAIKYLEHVWNRDLSGYDPDGPLPDIAPETGENTIALGRASVRQFRDPLETARQWRALAEAKNLSIRELVIATTSGQTFVGSAATVAEQIDTLVQADAADGFILVPHITPGGLDAFADTVVPLLQERGVFRTAYEGTTLRDHLGLAAPRAASGRRAAAS; this is translated from the coding sequence ATGACCACCAAGCCGCTCAAGCAGGTCCATCTCGCGGCCCACTTCCCGGGCGTCAACAACACGACCGTCTGGAGCGACCCGGCGGCCGGCAGCCACATCGACTTCGACTCCTTCGTCCACTTCGCCCGGACCGCGGAGCGCGCCAAGTTCGACTTCCTCTTCCTCGCCGAGGGGCTGCGCCTGCGGGAACAGGGCGGGGAGATCTACGATCTGGACGTCGTCGGGCGGCCCGACACCTTCACCGTACTGGCCGCCCTCGCGGCCGTCACCGACCGCCTGGGGCTGACCGGCACCATCAACTCCACCTTCAACGAGCCCTACGAGGTGGCCCGCCAGTTCGCCTCCCTGGACCACCTGTCGGACGGGCGGGCCGCCTGGAACGTGGTCACCTCCTGGGACGCGTTCACCGGCGAGAACTTCCGGCGCGGGGGCTTCCTGCCCCGCGAGGAGCGCTACGGCCGGGCCAAGGAGTTCCTGGCCACCGCGCACGAGCTGTTCGACTCCTGGGACGGCGGCGAGATCGTCGCCGACGCCGGATCCGGGACCTTCCTGCGCGACGCCCGGGCCGGCGCCTTCGCCCACAAGGGCCCGCAGTTCGACATCGAGGGCCGGTTCAACGTGCCGCGCAGCCCGCAGGGCCGCCCGGTGATCTTCCAGGCCGGTGACTCCGACGAGGGCCGCGAGTTCGCCGCCTCCGACGCCGACGCGATCTTCGGCCGGTACGGGACCCTCGACGAGGGGCGGGCGTTCTACGCCGACGTCAAGCGCCGCCTGGCGAAGTACGGGCGTACGCAGGACGAGTTGAAGATCCTGCCCGCGGCCACCTTCATCCTCGGCGACACGGACGCCGAGGCCCACGAGGCCGCTCACGAGGTGCGCCGCCTCCAGGTCAGCGGGCAGACCGCGATCAAATACCTCGAACACGTCTGGAACCGGGACCTGTCCGGCTACGACCCCGACGGTCCCCTGCCCGACATCGCTCCGGAGACCGGCGAGAACACCATCGCCCTCGGCCGGGCGAGCGTGCGCCAGTTCCGCGACCCGCTGGAGACCGCCCGGCAGTGGCGCGCGCTCGCCGAGGCCAAGAACCTCTCGATCCGGGAACTGGTCATCGCCACCACCTCCGGCCAGACCTTCGTCGGCTCGGCCGCGACCGTCGCCGAGCAGATCGATACGCTGGTCCAGGCCGACGCGGCCGACGGCTTCATCCTGGTCCCGCACATCACCCCGGGCGGCCTGGACGCCTTCGCCGACACCGTCGTCCCGCTGCTCCAGGAACGGGGGGTGTTCCGCACCGCGTACGAGGGCACCACCTTGCGCGACCACCTCGGCCTCGCGGCGCCGCGGGCGGCCTCCGGCCGACGGGCGGCGGCCTCGTGA
- a CDS encoding ion transporter produces MPDLIQTSTGRERLAARCRDVCEAPVFSLAVMSVILLNALLLGVETYSGLSVEYRVPLHSAERFCVAAFSLEMLIRLGAHADRPKAFFRDPWNVFDLLVVSSGFVPFLRDNTTLLRLLRLARVLRTAKFMPQLRVLLVAVGRSLPGTVSFLFVGALILYVYAMIGWICFAGHDPAHYGSLGRAGLTLFLLMTLEGLGDAVHGGLAVSPFSILYYASYVLLASFVLVNVLIGVVLNALEEAREMEEEEKRAERAAARRLARPAGPVASQEADELRLRIAAVRRALDDVEAQLDPSGPAASPVTAASPSLAGAPAGAR; encoded by the coding sequence ATGCCAGACCTCATCCAGACGTCCACCGGTCGCGAGAGACTTGCCGCGCGCTGCCGCGACGTGTGCGAGGCACCCGTGTTCTCGTTGGCCGTCATGTCCGTAATCCTCCTCAACGCCCTGCTGCTGGGTGTGGAGACGTACAGCGGACTGTCCGTGGAGTACCGCGTTCCGCTCCACTCCGCCGAACGGTTCTGCGTCGCGGCGTTCAGTCTGGAGATGCTGATCCGCCTGGGCGCGCACGCCGACCGGCCGAAAGCATTCTTCCGCGATCCGTGGAACGTGTTCGACCTGCTCGTGGTCTCCTCGGGCTTCGTCCCGTTCCTGCGGGACAACACCACGCTGCTCCGGCTCCTGCGCCTCGCGCGGGTGCTGCGCACCGCGAAGTTCATGCCGCAGCTGCGGGTCCTGCTGGTCGCCGTCGGCCGCAGCCTGCCCGGAACGGTCAGCTTCCTGTTCGTGGGCGCCCTGATCCTCTACGTGTACGCGATGATCGGCTGGATCTGCTTCGCCGGCCACGACCCGGCGCACTACGGCTCCCTCGGCCGGGCCGGGCTGACCCTGTTCCTGCTGATGACGCTGGAGGGCCTGGGCGATGCCGTCCACGGCGGGCTGGCGGTCTCGCCGTTCAGCATCCTCTACTACGCCTCCTACGTGCTCCTCGCCTCCTTCGTCCTGGTCAACGTGTTGATCGGGGTCGTCCTCAACGCCTTGGAGGAGGCGCGCGAGATGGAGGAGGAAGAGAAGCGGGCCGAACGGGCCGCGGCCCGGCGCCTCGCACGGCCCGCAGGGCCGGTGGCCTCGCAGGAGGCGGACGAACTCCGCCTGCGGATCGCGGCGGTGCGCCGCGCCCTCGACGACGTGGAGGCCCAGCTCGACCCCTCGGGCCCGGCGGCGTCGCCGGTCACGGCCGCGTCCCCCTCGCTGGCGGGGGCGCCGGCGGGCGCCCGGTAG
- a CDS encoding LLM class flavin-dependent oxidoreductase — translation MPVSHSAPLHLAVSLDGAGRHPAAWREPGARPAELFTARYWAGLVAEAEAGLLDYVAFEDGLTLQSSSPAGHDERTDRVRGRLDAVLTAARVAPLTRRIGLVAAVTATHTEPFHISKAVATLDHVSRGRAGLHVQVSGLPYEERHFGRRPGPLAEEELYEEAVDHVEVVRRLWDSWEDDAEIRDVATGRFVDRGKIHHIDFEGRHFSVRGPSITPRPPQGQPLVSARAADSAAYGLIARSADIGHLVARDTAETRAAVTAVRGLRASAGLAERPLHLFGELTVFLDESAGAAAERRGRLDEAAREPFDGDTSVFTGTAGQLAELLQERREAGLSGFLLRPAVIAHDLPAITRALVPELQRRALFRREYEADTLRGLLGLGRPANRYAAAPFPAA, via the coding sequence ATGCCCGTTTCCCATTCCGCACCTCTGCACCTCGCCGTCTCGCTGGACGGCGCGGGCCGGCACCCGGCCGCCTGGCGCGAGCCGGGGGCGCGGCCCGCCGAGCTGTTCACCGCCCGCTACTGGGCCGGCCTCGTCGCGGAGGCCGAGGCCGGGCTCCTCGACTACGTCGCCTTCGAGGACGGGCTCACCCTCCAGTCCTCCTCCCCCGCCGGCCACGACGAGCGCACCGACCGGGTCCGCGGCCGGCTCGACGCGGTCCTCACCGCCGCCCGGGTGGCGCCGCTGACCCGCCGCATCGGGCTCGTGGCCGCCGTGACCGCCACCCATACCGAGCCCTTCCACATCTCCAAGGCCGTGGCCACCCTCGACCACGTCAGCCGCGGCCGCGCCGGACTGCACGTACAGGTGTCCGGACTCCCGTACGAGGAGCGGCACTTCGGTCGGCGCCCGGGGCCGCTCGCGGAGGAGGAGCTGTACGAGGAGGCCGTGGACCACGTCGAGGTCGTGCGGCGCCTGTGGGACAGCTGGGAGGACGACGCGGAGATCCGCGACGTGGCCACGGGCCGGTTCGTGGACCGCGGCAAGATCCACCACATCGACTTCGAGGGCCGCCACTTCAGCGTGCGGGGCCCGTCCATCACCCCGCGCCCGCCCCAGGGGCAGCCCCTGGTGAGCGCGCGCGCCGCCGACAGCGCGGCGTACGGGCTCATCGCGCGGTCCGCCGACATCGGGCACCTGGTGGCCCGTGACACCGCGGAGACGCGCGCGGCCGTGACCGCCGTCCGCGGGCTCCGGGCCTCGGCGGGGCTCGCCGAGCGGCCGCTGCACCTCTTCGGCGAGCTGACCGTGTTCCTCGACGAGAGCGCCGGGGCGGCGGCCGAGCGCCGCGGCCGCCTCGACGAGGCCGCGCGCGAGCCGTTCGACGGCGACACCTCCGTGTTCACCGGTACCGCGGGGCAGTTGGCGGAGCTGCTCCAGGAGCGCCGGGAGGCGGGCCTGTCGGGCTTCCTGCTGCGACCGGCGGTCATCGCCCACGACCTGCCCGCCATCACCCGCGCCCTGGTGCCGGAGCTCCAGCGGCGGGCCCTGTTCCGCCGGGAGTACGAGGCGGACACCCTGCGCGGGCTGCTGGGGCTCGGCCGGCCGGCCAACCGCTATGCCGCGGCCCCGTTCCCGGCCGCCTGA
- a CDS encoding amino acid ABC transporter ATP-binding protein yields MTAATTPTTPAAAKTPAEPPPPAPAAIEVHDVHKWFGGRRVLDGVSLTVRPGTVTVVLGRSGSGKSTLLRVVNHLEKPEAGYVSVGGELIGVQRQGARLKELSERAILAQRGRIGFVFQNFNLFPHLTVLDNVAAAPVATGRLRRAEAQALARELLERVGLGDRTGAYPRQLSGGQQQRVAIARALALRPGVILFDEPTSALDPELVGEVLSVIKDLATGGTTLVIVTHEIGFAREVADEIVFLHDGRIVEQGPPEQVLDRPAHPRTREFLSKVL; encoded by the coding sequence ATGACCGCCGCGACGACACCGACGACACCGGCGGCAGCGAAGACACCGGCGGAACCGCCACCCCCGGCGCCCGCCGCGATCGAGGTCCACGACGTGCACAAGTGGTTCGGCGGCCGACGGGTCCTGGACGGGGTGAGCCTGACGGTACGGCCGGGCACGGTCACCGTGGTCCTGGGCCGCTCGGGCTCCGGCAAGTCCACGCTGCTGCGGGTCGTGAACCACCTGGAGAAGCCGGAGGCCGGATACGTCAGCGTCGGCGGCGAGCTGATCGGCGTGCAACGGCAGGGGGCCCGGCTGAAGGAGCTGAGCGAGCGGGCGATCCTCGCGCAGCGCGGCCGGATCGGCTTCGTCTTCCAGAACTTCAACCTCTTCCCCCACCTGACGGTGCTCGACAACGTCGCCGCCGCCCCGGTGGCCACGGGGCGGCTGCGCCGCGCCGAGGCACAGGCGCTGGCGCGCGAGCTGCTGGAGCGGGTCGGGCTCGGCGACCGGACCGGCGCGTACCCGCGCCAGCTGTCCGGCGGCCAGCAGCAGCGGGTGGCCATCGCCAGGGCGCTCGCGCTGCGGCCCGGGGTCATCCTCTTCGACGAGCCCACCTCCGCCCTCGATCCCGAGCTCGTGGGCGAGGTCCTGTCGGTCATCAAGGACCTGGCCACCGGCGGTACGACCCTGGTCATCGTCACGCACGAGATCGGCTTCGCCCGCGAGGTGGCCGACGAGATCGTCTTCCTGCACGACGGCCGGATCGTCGAACAGGGCCCGCCCGAACAGGTCCTGGACCGTCCCGCGCACCCCCGCACCCGCGAGTTCCTCAGCAAGGTCCTCTGA
- a CDS encoding ABC transporter substrate-binding protein, with translation MLRRPSLSPRLVRGFGAAAAAVALSTALTGCGGDAEATGAASSGKVTVGAVSNGAARQAELSVPVVESLRAQLPAEVRDRGELVIGVGALPAGFPPLAYVGTDQKTLTGAEPDLGRLVAATLGLKPVVKNSTWENLFIGVDSGKVDVAFTNVTVTEERKKKYEFASYRQDNLAFEVLKDNPWNFGGDYRNLAGRTVAVSAGTNQEKILLEWQKKLQAEGKDITVKYFPDANSVALALSGKKIDANFGPNPSIAYHITQTASTGTPTRNAGSFSGAGESLQGLIAATAKKDSGLAKPVAETLNHLIKDGQYGRLLEAWNLSNEAVTASEVNPPGLPLTNS, from the coding sequence ATGCTGCGCCGCCCCTCCCTGAGTCCGAGACTCGTCCGCGGCTTCGGCGCCGCGGCCGCCGCCGTCGCCCTCTCCACCGCCCTGACCGGGTGCGGCGGCGACGCCGAGGCGACGGGGGCCGCGTCCTCCGGCAAGGTCACCGTCGGCGCGGTCTCCAACGGCGCCGCCCGGCAGGCCGAACTGAGCGTCCCGGTCGTCGAGTCGCTCCGCGCCCAGCTGCCGGCGGAGGTACGCGACCGCGGCGAGCTGGTCATCGGGGTCGGCGCGCTGCCCGCCGGCTTCCCGCCCCTCGCGTACGTCGGCACCGACCAGAAGACGCTGACCGGCGCGGAGCCGGACCTCGGCCGGCTGGTGGCCGCCACGCTCGGCCTCAAGCCCGTCGTGAAGAACTCCACCTGGGAGAACCTCTTCATCGGGGTCGACAGCGGCAAGGTCGACGTGGCGTTCACCAACGTCACCGTCACCGAGGAGCGGAAGAAGAAGTACGAGTTCGCCTCGTACCGGCAGGACAACCTGGCCTTCGAGGTCCTCAAGGACAACCCCTGGAACTTCGGGGGCGACTACCGCAACCTCGCCGGCAGGACCGTCGCGGTCAGCGCCGGCACCAACCAGGAGAAGATCCTGCTGGAGTGGCAGAAGAAGCTCCAGGCCGAGGGCAAGGACATCACGGTCAAGTACTTCCCCGACGCCAACAGCGTCGCGCTCGCGCTGAGCGGCAAGAAGATCGACGCCAACTTCGGGCCCAACCCGTCGATCGCCTACCACATCACCCAGACTGCGAGCACCGGCACGCCCACCCGTAACGCCGGCTCCTTCTCGGGTGCGGGCGAGTCGCTCCAGGGGCTCATCGCCGCGACGGCCAAGAAGGACAGCGGACTGGCGAAGCCGGTGGCCGAGACCCTCAACCACCTGATCAAGGACGGCCAGTACGGGAGGCTGCTGGAGGCGTGGAACCTCTCCAACGAGGCCGTCACCGCCTCCGAGGTGAACCCGCCCGGCCTGCCGCTGACCAACTCGTGA
- a CDS encoding amino acid ABC transporter permease has translation MSESIVRAAPAGPPEPPGQAERVLPLRRPARWLAGAVVLVLVAQAGHGLLTNPFYQWDRFAYWFLRPVVLEGMLITLQVAAYSALLGLAGGVLLALGRLSGNPVLRAVSWTYVWLLRSVPLIVVLLFLNNLGALYPTLSVGVPFGPAFLTFDASRQATDMVVAVVGLSVVEAAYAAEVVRAGLLSVDQGQHEAAAALGLPRRYQFTRIVFPQALRAIVPAYVNLLIGLVKATSLVFYVSLLDLFGTVQGLGSTYPGDVVPLLVVATVWYVILTSVLSAVQYYVERYCARGALRSLPPTPLQRSRAALDDLRSRYRKEAAR, from the coding sequence TTGAGTGAATCGATTGTCCGCGCCGCACCCGCCGGCCCGCCCGAACCTCCGGGCCAGGCCGAGCGGGTGCTCCCGCTGCGCCGCCCCGCCCGGTGGCTCGCCGGCGCCGTCGTGCTGGTCCTGGTCGCCCAGGCCGGCCACGGGCTGCTGACCAACCCCTTCTACCAGTGGGACCGGTTCGCGTACTGGTTCCTGCGGCCGGTCGTGCTGGAAGGGATGTTGATCACCCTCCAGGTGGCCGCGTACAGCGCGCTCCTGGGGCTGGCGGGCGGCGTGCTGCTCGCCCTCGGTCGGCTCTCCGGCAACCCGGTCCTGCGCGCGGTGAGCTGGACGTACGTCTGGCTGCTGCGCTCGGTCCCGCTGATCGTCGTCCTGCTCTTCCTCAACAACCTCGGCGCGCTCTACCCGACGCTGAGCGTCGGGGTTCCCTTCGGCCCCGCCTTCCTCACCTTCGACGCGTCCCGGCAGGCCACCGACATGGTCGTGGCGGTCGTCGGGCTGAGCGTGGTCGAGGCGGCGTACGCGGCCGAGGTCGTCCGGGCCGGGCTGCTCTCCGTGGACCAGGGGCAGCACGAGGCGGCGGCCGCGCTGGGTCTGCCCAGGCGCTACCAGTTCACCCGGATCGTCTTCCCGCAGGCGCTGCGCGCGATCGTCCCGGCCTACGTCAACCTGCTGATCGGGCTGGTCAAGGCCACCTCGCTGGTCTTCTACGTCTCCCTGCTGGACCTGTTCGGCACGGTCCAGGGCCTCGGCAGCACCTATCCCGGCGACGTGGTCCCGCTGCTGGTCGTGGCGACCGTCTGGTACGTGATCCTCACCAGCGTCCTGTCGGCCGTGCAGTACTACGTCGAGCGGTACTGCGCCCGCGGCGCCCTGCGCAGCCTGCCGCCCACTCCCCTGCAGCGGTCCCGGGCGGCCCTGGACGACCTGCGCAGCCGCTACCGGAAGGAGGCGGCGCGATGA
- a CDS encoding aryl-sulfate sulfotransferase, with protein sequence MTVEQNTLRRRGVGLIAHDPERSYGGYTLYTPITSAGEIHLVDIEGRTAHTWNSPHPPGRQAQILPNGNLFYAAKDTTSPTLFPIWDVYHGGIFQELAPDSTVLREARHPFHHHDATVLRNGNLLIAVVEPLDPADAARIRGGIPGSEAPGGVVYGDVVYELTWEGEVVWRWAAIEHLDPEEVVLNPHFARNHWPMANTVNERADGSVVVGFRSASTTVSIDRTDGSVQWLIGPDVLAQQHHPHELPGGTVLVFDNGTYRDTTSVPYSRVLELDPRTGEEVWSYEDNPPQNFYSPYMSSAQRLPNGNTFIAEGSFGRLFEVTPDREVVWEFVVPQFRSFGDGVGLESSAGAQNSVFRAHRYAADEIPWL encoded by the coding sequence ATGACCGTCGAACAGAACACCCTGCGCCGCCGCGGCGTCGGCCTGATCGCCCACGACCCCGAGCGCAGCTACGGCGGCTACACGCTCTACACCCCGATCACCAGCGCCGGGGAGATCCACCTCGTCGACATCGAGGGCCGTACCGCCCACACGTGGAACTCCCCCCATCCGCCCGGCCGTCAGGCTCAGATCCTGCCGAACGGCAACCTCTTCTACGCGGCCAAGGACACCACGAGCCCGACCCTCTTCCCGATCTGGGACGTCTACCACGGCGGCATCTTCCAGGAACTGGCCCCGGACTCGACGGTGCTGCGCGAGGCCCGGCACCCCTTCCACCACCACGACGCCACGGTGCTGCGCAACGGCAACCTGCTCATCGCCGTGGTCGAGCCCCTCGACCCGGCCGACGCGGCCCGGATCCGGGGCGGCATCCCGGGCTCGGAGGCTCCCGGCGGGGTGGTCTACGGGGACGTCGTCTACGAGCTGACCTGGGAGGGGGAGGTGGTGTGGCGCTGGGCCGCGATCGAGCACCTGGACCCGGAGGAGGTGGTGCTCAACCCTCACTTCGCGCGGAACCACTGGCCGATGGCCAACACGGTCAACGAGCGGGCCGACGGTTCCGTCGTGGTGGGCTTCCGCAGCGCCTCGACGACCGTGTCCATCGACCGCACCGACGGGTCGGTGCAGTGGCTGATCGGCCCCGACGTACTGGCGCAGCAGCACCACCCGCACGAGCTGCCCGGCGGCACGGTCCTGGTCTTCGACAACGGCACCTACCGCGACACCACCTCCGTGCCGTACTCGCGGGTGCTGGAGCTCGACCCGCGCACCGGCGAGGAGGTGTGGTCGTACGAGGACAACCCGCCGCAGAACTTCTACAGCCCCTACATGTCCAGCGCGCAGCGCCTGCCGAACGGGAACACCTTCATCGCCGAGGGCTCCTTCGGACGGCTCTTCGAGGTGACCCCGGACCGGGAGGTGGTCTGGGAGTTCGTGGTCCCGCAGTTCCGCTCCTTCGGCGACGGAGTGGGGCTGGAGTCCTCGGCCGGGGCGCAGAACTCCGTCTTCCGCGCCCACCGCTACGCCGCCGACGAGATTCCCTGGCTGTGA